One Stenotrophomonas maltophilia DNA window includes the following coding sequences:
- the ppc gene encoding phosphoenolpyruvate carboxylase, whose product MNEYRSSIEFASPDLPLRDDVRRLGALVGDLLVEQVSAAFLDDVEDVRTRAIARRENQAPLSELADGLAGRTPQQAETMVRAFSTYFQVVNIAERVHRIRRRRDYQRAGTAAPQPDGLQDALQHLKAQGVGLDELAQWLPRIDIEPVFTAHPTEAVRRALLEKEQLMVASLVDNLDGQRTPGEAAADAARFRMALTASWQTTDSSPVRPTVDDEREHVGFYLVQVLYRVIPVLYESLQQALRDTYGEELPLPRLLRFGTWVGGDMDGNPNVDATTIRNTLDAQRQAVLGRYQKELLQLASLLSQSTERVGVSDALQARVARYQQLLPQVQSRPRHADMPYRLLNDRMRARLQATLDDGEGAYAGPAELIDDLQLILDSLRANRGEHAGGFAVQRLLWRVKTFGFHLARLDVRQESSVHARALATVLGGDTAWDGLDALGRAGLLAPHASGDARLPKGDDEGNRRLDAVFAALADARARHGGDALGSYIISMAHDRSDVLAVLALARRGGLVEESGAVPLDIAPLFETVDDLKRGTATLRDLLADPIYRAHLHARDDVQMVMLGYSDSSKDGGIAASRWGLQRAQVELLEVAAEAGIRLTFFHGRGGSISRGGGKTTHAVDASPRGSIDGRLRVTEQGEVIHRKYGIRALALRSLEQATGAVLRASLRPRAAEPREDEWRPVMDVVSSASSEVYRTFVGQAGFMDYFRTATPIDVIERMTLGSRPSRRLGQDAALGNLRAIPWVFAWSQARAVIPGWYGVGSGLQAAVDAGHEQTLREMARDWPFFRTFLDDIAMVLSKGDITIAEQFSKLSGELHGRFFPQVQRELELTRHWLLALMGQQTLLDHDARLSLSIRLRNPYVDPISVLQVDLLQRWRASGREDDDLLRALVACVNGVSQGVQNTG is encoded by the coding sequence ATGAACGAGTACCGCAGCAGCATCGAGTTTGCTTCCCCCGATCTTCCGCTTCGCGATGACGTGCGCCGGCTCGGCGCGCTGGTCGGCGACCTGCTGGTTGAACAGGTCTCCGCCGCCTTCCTCGACGATGTCGAAGACGTGCGCACCCGCGCCATCGCCCGCCGCGAGAACCAGGCGCCGTTGTCGGAGCTGGCCGATGGCCTGGCCGGGCGCACGCCGCAGCAGGCCGAAACCATGGTGCGGGCCTTCAGCACCTACTTCCAGGTGGTCAACATCGCCGAGCGCGTGCATCGCATCCGCCGTCGCCGCGATTACCAGCGCGCCGGTACTGCCGCGCCGCAGCCCGATGGCCTGCAGGATGCCCTGCAGCACCTGAAGGCGCAGGGCGTGGGCCTGGACGAGCTGGCGCAGTGGCTGCCACGCATCGATATCGAACCGGTGTTCACCGCACATCCGACCGAAGCGGTACGCCGCGCGCTGCTGGAAAAAGAGCAGTTGATGGTGGCCAGCCTGGTCGACAACCTCGACGGCCAGCGCACGCCGGGTGAGGCCGCCGCCGATGCCGCGCGCTTCCGCATGGCGCTCACCGCGTCGTGGCAGACCACCGATTCCTCGCCGGTGCGACCCACCGTCGATGACGAACGCGAGCACGTCGGCTTCTATCTGGTGCAGGTGCTGTACCGGGTGATTCCGGTGCTGTACGAATCGCTGCAGCAGGCGCTGCGCGATACCTACGGCGAAGAACTGCCGCTGCCGCGCCTGCTGCGTTTCGGTACCTGGGTGGGCGGCGACATGGACGGCAATCCGAACGTGGATGCCACCACCATCCGCAACACGCTGGATGCGCAGCGGCAGGCGGTGCTGGGGCGCTACCAGAAGGAGCTGCTGCAGCTGGCCAGCCTGCTCAGCCAGTCCACCGAGCGGGTGGGCGTGAGCGATGCGCTGCAGGCGCGCGTGGCGCGCTACCAGCAGCTGCTGCCGCAGGTGCAGTCGCGGCCGCGCCATGCCGACATGCCGTACCGCCTGCTCAATGACCGCATGCGTGCACGCCTGCAGGCCACGCTGGATGATGGCGAGGGCGCCTACGCCGGCCCTGCTGAACTGATCGACGACCTGCAGCTGATCCTCGACAGCCTGCGCGCCAATCGCGGCGAACATGCCGGTGGCTTTGCCGTGCAGCGCCTGCTGTGGCGGGTGAAGACCTTCGGCTTCCACCTGGCGCGGTTGGACGTGCGCCAGGAATCGAGCGTGCATGCGCGTGCGCTGGCCACCGTGCTGGGCGGCGACACAGCGTGGGACGGTCTGGACGCATTGGGCCGCGCGGGCCTGCTGGCGCCGCATGCCAGTGGTGACGCGCGGTTGCCAAAGGGCGACGACGAAGGCAACCGGCGACTGGATGCCGTGTTCGCGGCGTTGGCCGATGCGCGTGCGCGCCATGGTGGCGATGCGCTGGGCAGCTACATCATCTCGATGGCACACGACCGCAGTGACGTGCTGGCCGTGCTGGCGCTGGCACGCCGTGGCGGCCTGGTTGAAGAGAGTGGGGCGGTGCCGTTGGACATCGCGCCACTGTTCGAGACCGTGGACGACCTCAAGCGCGGCACCGCGACCCTGCGTGACCTGCTGGCCGACCCGATCTATCGCGCGCACCTGCACGCACGCGATGACGTGCAGATGGTGATGCTGGGCTATTCGGACAGCAGCAAGGACGGCGGCATCGCCGCTTCGCGCTGGGGCCTGCAGCGTGCGCAGGTGGAACTACTGGAGGTGGCGGCCGAGGCCGGCATCCGCCTCACTTTCTTCCACGGCCGGGGCGGTTCGATCAGCCGTGGTGGCGGCAAGACCACGCACGCGGTGGATGCTTCGCCGCGCGGCAGCATTGATGGCCGCCTGCGGGTGACCGAGCAGGGCGAAGTGATCCATCGCAAGTACGGCATCCGTGCGCTGGCGCTGCGCTCGTTGGAACAGGCCACCGGCGCGGTGCTGCGCGCCAGCCTGCGCCCGCGTGCCGCCGAACCCCGCGAGGATGAGTGGCGACCGGTGATGGACGTGGTGTCATCGGCCAGCAGCGAGGTGTACCGCACCTTTGTCGGCCAGGCCGGCTTCATGGACTATTTCCGCACGGCGACACCGATCGATGTGATCGAGCGGATGACGCTGGGCTCGCGGCCGTCGCGCCGGCTCGGCCAGGACGCGGCATTGGGCAACCTGCGCGCGATTCCCTGGGTGTTCGCCTGGAGCCAGGCGCGTGCGGTCATTCCCGGGTGGTATGGCGTGGGCAGTGGCCTGCAAGCGGCGGTTGATGCTGGTCACGAGCAGACCCTGCGCGAGATGGCACGTGACTGGCCGTTCTTCCGTACCTTCTTGGACGACATCGCGATGGTGCTGTCCAAGGGCGATATCACCATTGCCGAGCAGTTCTCGAAACTGTCCGGCGAGCTGCACGGGCGCTTCTTCCCGCAGGTGCAGCGCGAACTGGAACTGACCCGTCACTGGCTGCTGGCGCTGATGGGCCAGCAGACGCTGCTCGACCACGATGCGCGGCTGTCGCTTTCGATCCGCCTGCGCAATCCCTACGTCGATCCGATCAGCGTGCTGCAGGTGGATCTGCTGCAGCGCTGGCGGGCCAGCGGGCGCGAGGATGACGACCTGCTGCGCGCGCTGGTGGCCTGCGTGAACGGTGTTTCGCAGGGCGTGCAGAATACCGGGTGA
- a CDS encoding acyl-CoA thioesterase, whose translation MSTELKTHQLSMTVLMSPEMANFSGKVHGGAILRLLDQVAYACASRYAGSYVVTLSVDQVMFRQPIAVGELVTFLASVNHTGTSSMEIGIKVVAEDILKRSVRHANSCFFTMVAVDEEGRPTPVPSLQPVTSDEKRRQAAALIRRQLRQEMEQRHLELLASNPPSPEE comes from the coding sequence ATGTCGACCGAACTCAAGACCCACCAGCTGTCCATGACCGTGCTGATGTCGCCGGAAATGGCCAATTTCTCCGGCAAGGTCCACGGCGGCGCCATCCTGCGCCTGCTCGACCAGGTCGCCTACGCCTGTGCCAGCCGCTACGCCGGCAGCTACGTGGTCACCCTGTCGGTGGACCAGGTGATGTTCCGCCAGCCGATCGCAGTGGGCGAGCTGGTCACCTTCCTGGCCTCGGTGAACCACACCGGCACCTCGTCGATGGAGATCGGTATCAAAGTGGTGGCCGAGGACATCCTCAAGCGCAGCGTGCGCCATGCCAACAGCTGCTTCTTCACCATGGTGGCGGTGGACGAGGAAGGCCGGCCGACGCCGGTGCCGTCATTGCAGCCGGTCACGTCGGACGAAAAGCGCCGCCAGGCGGCCGCGCTGATCCGCCGCCAGCTGCGCCAGGAAATGGAGCAGCGCCATCTGGAACTGCTGGCATCGAACCCGCCGTCGCCGGAAGAATGA
- the metK gene encoding methionine adenosyltransferase — protein MSSYLFTSESVSEGHPDKVADQISDAVLDAILTQDQRARVACETMVKTGVAIVAGEITTSAWIDLEALTRKVITDIGYDSSDVGFDGATCGVLNLIGKQSPHIAQGVDRKKPEEMGAGDQGLMFGYATNETDSYMPAAIHLSHRLVEQQAKIRKKRNSPLSWLRPDAKSQVTLRYENGVVSAIDAVVLSTQHAPGIKQKDLIEAVREEIIKPVLPAKWLHKGTKFHINPTGKFEIGGPVGDCGLTGRKIIVDTYGGWARHGGGAFSGKDPSKVDRSAAYAARYVAKNVVAAGLADRCEVQVSYAIGVAEPTSISVTTFGTGKISDDKIEKLIRKHFDLRPYGIIKMLDLVHPMYQQTAAYGHFGRKPKEFSYLNGEGETVNATAFSWEKTDRAAALRADAKLK, from the coding sequence ATGTCCAGCTATCTCTTCACCTCCGAGTCGGTCTCCGAAGGCCATCCGGACAAGGTTGCCGACCAGATCTCCGATGCGGTGCTGGACGCGATCCTGACCCAGGACCAGCGCGCCCGCGTGGCCTGCGAGACCATGGTCAAGACCGGTGTTGCCATCGTCGCCGGTGAAATCACCACCAGCGCCTGGATCGACCTGGAAGCGCTGACCCGCAAGGTCATCACGGACATCGGCTACGACAGCTCCGACGTCGGCTTCGACGGCGCCACCTGCGGCGTGCTGAACCTGATCGGCAAGCAGTCGCCGCACATCGCCCAGGGCGTGGATCGCAAGAAGCCGGAAGAAATGGGCGCTGGCGACCAGGGCCTGATGTTCGGCTATGCCACCAACGAGACCGACAGCTACATGCCGGCCGCGATCCACCTGTCGCACCGCTTGGTCGAGCAGCAGGCCAAGATCCGCAAGAAGCGCAATTCGCCGCTGTCCTGGCTGCGCCCGGACGCCAAGAGCCAGGTCACCCTGCGCTATGAAAACGGCGTGGTCTCGGCCATCGACGCCGTGGTCCTGTCGACCCAGCACGCCCCGGGCATCAAGCAGAAGGACCTCATCGAGGCCGTCCGCGAAGAGATCATCAAGCCGGTGCTGCCGGCCAAGTGGCTGCACAAGGGCACCAAGTTCCACATCAACCCGACCGGCAAGTTCGAGATCGGCGGCCCGGTGGGCGACTGCGGCCTGACCGGCCGCAAGATCATCGTCGACACCTACGGCGGCTGGGCCCGTCACGGTGGTGGCGCCTTCTCCGGCAAGGACCCGTCCAAGGTCGACCGTTCGGCAGCCTACGCGGCCCGCTACGTCGCCAAGAACGTGGTTGCCGCCGGCCTGGCCGACCGTTGCGAAGTGCAGGTCTCCTACGCCATCGGCGTGGCTGAGCCGACCTCGATCTCGGTCACCACCTTCGGCACCGGCAAGATCAGCGACGACAAGATCGAGAAGCTGATCCGCAAGCACTTCGACCTGCGCCCGTACGGCATCATCAAGATGCTGGACCTCGTGCACCCGATGTACCAGCAGACTGCGGCCTATGGCCACTTCGGCCGCAAGCCGAAGGAGTTCAGCTACCTCAACGGCGAAGGCGAGACCGTCAACGCCACGGCCTTCTCCTGGGAGAAGACCGATCGCGCCGCCGCCCTGCGCGCCGATGCGAAGCTGAAGTAA
- a CDS encoding lysophospholipid acyltransferase family protein: MQELEQRLQQRFPDWFHGRRGQLARPLLRSVGRWSRLDQIEAFLQRSAGLRGFGFVAAGLEFIDGQYQVDPAALAKIPATGRLLIVANHPSGALDALALLDAVGRIRRDVRIVANDLLGAIAPLQDLLLPVRILGGKAQRGSLHAVEEALAAEQCVIVFPAGEVSRLSLRGIRDGRWQRGFVRFARAAGAPVLPVRVEARNSALFYGASTLFKPAGTALLAREMFTRRGRPLRLSIGEPMQLGKGGDPGAQLLAVRRALYALGRNGAAGNAAACAGPEPLAAPVPPSQVAAGIAAATQLGQTADGKQILLATCTADSPLLLELGRLRELTFRQVGEGTGRSRDLDDYDPRYEHIVIWDAAAQRIAGAYRIMRGAHALARHGLSGLYSASLFRYSDDAITHIAEGLELGRSFVVPDYWGSRSLDYLWQGIGAYLQCRPGIRYLFGAVSISAALPRDAREQLVAYYQRYYSGSAGLAESNRPFQYFAAPPSFGELDAGAAFDVLKANLAALGTGVPTLYRQYTDLCEPGGARFLAFGVDPDFSDSIDGLIEVDLCAIRPNKRKRYLRDAGTPA, translated from the coding sequence ATGCAGGAACTCGAACAGCGCCTCCAGCAACGCTTCCCCGATTGGTTCCATGGCCGTCGAGGCCAGCTGGCGCGGCCGCTGCTGCGCAGCGTCGGCCGCTGGTCGCGCCTGGACCAGATCGAAGCGTTCCTGCAGCGCAGTGCAGGATTGCGAGGATTCGGCTTCGTCGCCGCCGGCCTGGAGTTCATCGACGGCCAGTACCAGGTGGATCCGGCGGCGCTTGCGAAGATTCCCGCCACCGGCCGCCTGCTGATCGTCGCCAACCACCCCTCCGGGGCGCTGGACGCCCTCGCACTGCTGGACGCGGTCGGCCGCATCCGCCGCGATGTGCGGATCGTGGCCAACGATCTGTTGGGGGCGATCGCGCCACTGCAAGACCTGCTGCTGCCGGTGCGCATCCTCGGTGGCAAGGCCCAGCGCGGCAGCCTGCATGCGGTCGAGGAGGCGTTGGCCGCCGAGCAGTGCGTGATTGTGTTCCCGGCCGGCGAGGTCTCACGGCTGTCGCTGCGCGGCATCCGTGATGGCCGCTGGCAGCGCGGGTTCGTCCGTTTTGCCCGTGCCGCCGGCGCGCCGGTGCTGCCGGTGCGTGTGGAAGCGCGCAATTCGGCGCTGTTCTACGGCGCCTCGACCCTGTTCAAGCCGGCCGGCACCGCGCTGCTGGCGCGCGAGATGTTCACCCGTCGTGGCCGCCCGCTGCGCCTGAGCATCGGCGAGCCGATGCAGCTGGGCAAGGGCGGTGACCCGGGCGCACAGCTGCTGGCGGTACGCCGCGCGCTGTATGCGCTGGGCCGCAATGGCGCGGCCGGCAATGCCGCTGCCTGCGCAGGCCCGGAGCCGCTGGCCGCCCCGGTGCCGCCCTCGCAGGTAGCCGCCGGCATCGCCGCGGCCACGCAGCTGGGCCAGACCGCCGATGGCAAGCAGATCCTGCTGGCCACCTGTACCGCCGATTCACCGCTGCTGCTGGAGCTGGGTCGCCTGCGCGAACTGACCTTCCGCCAGGTGGGTGAGGGCACCGGGCGCAGCCGTGACCTGGACGACTACGACCCGCGGTACGAGCACATCGTGATCTGGGACGCGGCCGCGCAGCGCATTGCCGGCGCGTACCGGATCATGCGCGGCGCCCATGCGCTGGCCCGGCACGGTCTGTCCGGGCTCTACAGCGCGTCGCTGTTTCGCTATTCCGACGATGCCATCACCCACATCGCCGAAGGCCTGGAACTGGGCCGCAGCTTCGTGGTGCCCGACTATTGGGGCAGCCGCAGCCTGGATTACCTGTGGCAGGGTATCGGTGCCTACCTGCAGTGCCGGCCGGGCATCCGCTACCTGTTCGGCGCCGTGTCGATCAGCGCGGCGCTGCCGCGTGATGCGCGCGAGCAGCTGGTGGCGTACTACCAGCGCTACTACAGCGGTAGCGCGGGCCTGGCCGAATCGAACCGGCCGTTCCAGTACTTCGCCGCGCCGCCGAGTTTCGGCGAGCTGGATGCAGGTGCCGCGTTCGATGTGCTCAAGGCCAACCTGGCCGCACTCGGCACGGGGGTACCAACGCTGTACCGCCAGTACACCGATCTGTGCGAACCCGGTGGTGCCCGCTTCCTCGCCTTCGGTGTCGACCCGGACTTCAGTGATTCGATCGACGGCCTGATTGAAGTGGACCTGTGCGCGATCCGGCCGAACAAGCGCAAACGCTACCTGCGCGACGCGGGGACGCCGGCATGA
- a CDS encoding UDP-2,3-diacylglucosamine diphosphatase, translating to MSALANLSPHRRAVFVSDVHLGSRHCHATELARFLSQLRCERLYLVGDIIDLWWMAHRRANWRQSHSEVIQALHALRRAGTEIVYIPGNHDASLRQVCGLMLPAMQVRRRAIHVTADGRRLLVAHGDEYDGVTHFGGLQEKFGDWLYYRILTGNQALNAVRRVLGMRYWSLSEFLKKRSGAAERYIERFVQAGLDDVRRRGLDGIVCGHIHRAALIERDGLVYANDGDWVESLTALAEDHDGALRLLDHNGQTLVELPGARMSQAA from the coding sequence ATGAGCGCGCTGGCGAACCTGTCGCCGCACCGGCGCGCAGTGTTCGTCTCCGATGTGCACCTGGGTTCACGTCACTGCCATGCCACCGAGCTGGCACGGTTCCTCTCGCAGCTGCGCTGCGAACGGTTGTATCTGGTCGGCGACATCATCGACCTGTGGTGGATGGCGCATCGCCGCGCCAACTGGCGGCAGTCGCACAGCGAAGTCATCCAGGCGCTGCATGCGCTGCGCCGTGCAGGCACCGAGATCGTCTACATTCCCGGCAACCACGACGCCTCGCTGCGGCAGGTGTGCGGACTGATGCTGCCGGCAATGCAGGTGCGCCGCCGTGCCATCCACGTGACCGCCGATGGCCGCCGGCTGCTGGTCGCACACGGCGACGAGTACGACGGCGTGACCCACTTCGGTGGCCTGCAGGAAAAGTTCGGCGACTGGCTGTACTACCGGATCCTCACCGGCAACCAGGCGTTGAACGCGGTGCGGCGCGTGCTGGGCATGCGCTACTGGTCGCTGTCGGAGTTCCTGAAGAAGCGCAGCGGTGCCGCCGAACGCTACATCGAGCGCTTCGTGCAGGCCGGGCTGGACGACGTGCGCCGGCGCGGACTGGATGGCATCGTCTGTGGCCACATCCACCGCGCTGCGTTGATTGAACGCGATGGCCTGGTCTATGCCAACGACGGTGACTGGGTGGAGAGCCTGACCGCACTGGCCGAAGACCACGATGGCGCGCTGCGCCTGCTCGACCACAACGGCCAGACTCTGGTGGAGCTGCCGGGCGCGCGCATGTCGCAGGCGGCGTAA
- a CDS encoding metal-dependent hydrolase, protein MDSLTQIVLGGAVAAAIAPPGHRRAALLAGAALGTLPDLDALWLGFTAADPVANMIEHRSFSHSLLVLPWVAALVWWLFKRFGNGRVAQSPVRWFWAIQLALVTHPLLDAFTVYGTQLWWPLRPHPTMGSSVFIIDPGYTVWLLLGCVLAWFGRARPWAGKVLGVALLVSSAYLGWGLIAKAQVDRAAQQSLAAMGLGDAPRFSVPMPFNTLLWRVVAMTPNGYVVGDRSLVADHGPMQFEGHASNVQAFREAEGIPAVQQLTWFNRGFVRAQVVDGRLVLSDLRMGLEPDYTFNFVVAEQVDGQWRPITPEQVRADYSSPAARADAGRRLAAMWQRIWHEPAASATGAAHP, encoded by the coding sequence ATGGATTCCCTGACCCAGATCGTGCTCGGTGGCGCCGTCGCCGCTGCCATTGCCCCGCCCGGACATCGCCGTGCGGCCCTGCTGGCCGGTGCGGCGCTTGGCACCCTGCCGGACCTCGACGCCCTGTGGCTCGGCTTCACCGCCGCCGACCCGGTGGCGAACATGATCGAGCACCGCAGCTTCAGCCATTCGCTGTTGGTGCTGCCCTGGGTGGCTGCACTGGTCTGGTGGTTGTTCAAGCGCTTCGGCAACGGCCGCGTCGCGCAATCGCCGGTGCGCTGGTTCTGGGCGATCCAGCTGGCGCTGGTCACCCATCCGCTGTTGGATGCGTTCACCGTCTACGGCACCCAGCTGTGGTGGCCGTTGCGGCCACACCCGACCATGGGCTCCAGCGTTTTCATCATCGATCCCGGCTACACGGTGTGGCTGCTGCTGGGCTGCGTGCTGGCCTGGTTCGGCCGCGCTCGGCCCTGGGCAGGCAAGGTGTTGGGTGTGGCGTTGCTGGTCAGCAGTGCCTACCTGGGCTGGGGCCTGATCGCCAAGGCCCAGGTCGACCGTGCCGCGCAGCAGAGCCTGGCGGCGATGGGCCTGGGCGATGCACCGCGCTTCTCGGTGCCGATGCCGTTCAACACCCTACTGTGGCGGGTAGTGGCGATGACGCCGAACGGCTACGTGGTGGGCGACCGCTCGCTGGTGGCCGACCACGGGCCGATGCAGTTCGAAGGCCACGCGTCCAACGTGCAGGCCTTCCGTGAAGCAGAAGGCATCCCGGCGGTGCAGCAGCTGACGTGGTTCAACCGTGGCTTCGTGCGTGCGCAGGTGGTGGACGGGCGGCTGGTGCTGAGCGATCTGCGCATGGGGCTGGAGCCGGACTACACGTTCAACTTTGTCGTGGCCGAGCAGGTCGACGGGCAGTGGCGGCCAATCACGCCCGAGCAGGTGCGGGCGGATTACAGCAGTCCCGCCGCGCGCGCGGACGCCGGGCGCCGGCTTGCCGCGATGTGGCAGCGCATCTGGCACGAGCCGGCAGCCTCCGCGACCGGTGCCGCGCACCCATAG